The Nocardia sp. NBC_01503 sequence ACCTGAACGCGGGCGCTGAGCTGATCGCCGAGACCGGCCTGTCCTTCTACTCCGGCGACGACGGCCTCAACCTGCCCTGGTTGTCCGTCGGTGCCACCGGATTCATCAGCGTCATCGGGCATCTGGTGCCCGATCGTCTGCGCGCGCTCGCCACCGCTTATGCGGCCGGTGACGTGCGGCGGGCTCGTGAAATCAATGTCAGCATGATTCCGCTCAACCGGGCCATGTCCCGATTGGGCGGCGTCGCCATGACCAAGGGCGCCCTGCGGCTGCTCGGGGTCGAAACAGGGGAGCCACGTTTGCCACAAATCATGCCCACCAGCGAGCAGCTCGCGGAACTCGCGGTTGATCTGCGAGCCGCGGGGGTGCTTGCATGAGCAGCCCCGAGGGACGTCGCCCGCGTCGTACCGCCTCCCGCGCGGCGGGAGCCCCGGCCCCGGTGCCGGAAACCGTTGCCGCACAGCCGAAGGCCGCGCCCAAGGCCGCCGAGCCGAGTGCCGCTCCGGCGGTGCGTGCCGCCGAAAGCGCCGCGCCGCAGGAGACTCGCGCGCGGGGCCGCAATGGCACTGCGCGCGGTGCGCGCAATGGCGCCGCCGAGGCCGCACCGGCCAAGGCCGAGACCGCACCGGTGCAGACCGAATCCGCCGCGCCCGCTCGGGCCCGGCAGGACGAGTCCGCCCCGCGTTCGCGCCAGGGTGAGCGCAATCGCAAGCCCGGCGGGCGTTCGCGTCAGGGTGGCGGCCGCAACGACCGCTCCGAGACCACCGCGCAGCCGCGGGTCGAGCGGCAGAAGCTGAACCCGCCGCCGAAGCTCGCCAAGGGCGGCCTACGCGTATTCGCGCTCGGCGGCATCGGCGAAATCGGCCGCAACATGACCGTTTTCGAGTACAACGGCAAGTTGCTCATCATCGACTGCGGTGTGCTGTTCCCCGAGGACCAGCAGCCCGGCGTCGACCTGATCCTGCCCGATTTCGGCCCCATCGAGGACCGCATCGAGGATGTCGAGGCCGTCATCCTCACGCACGGGCATGAGGATCACATCGGTGCGGTGCCGTTCCTGCTGCGCCTGCGCCGCGACATTCCGGTGATCAGCGCGAAGTTCACCCTCGCGCTGGTGGCGGCCAAGTGCCGTGAACACCGCTTGCAGCCCAAGCTGATCGAGGTCACCGAGGGCCAGCGCACCCAGCACGGTTCGTTCGACTGCGAATACTTCGCGGTCAACCACTCGATTCCGGACGCCCTCGCCGTGGCGGTGCGCACGCCCGCCGGAATGGTGTTGCACACCGGCGATATCAAGCTGGATCAGCTGCCCCTGGACGGTCGCCTCACCGACCTCGCGGGCTTCTCCCGCCTCGGTGACGAGGGTGTGGACCTATTCCTGGTGGACTCCACCAATGCCGAGGTCCCCGGCTTCGTCACGCCCGAGCGTGAGATCGGCCCGGTGCTGGACAATGTGATCGGCAAGGCCAAGGGCCGAGTCATCGTGGCCTCCTTCGCCTCTCACGTGCACCGCATCCAGCAGGTGGTGGAGGTGGCCCAGCGCTATGACCGCCGCATCTGCTTCGTCGGCCGCTCGATGGTTCGCAATATGCAGATCGCGCAGGATCTCGGCTACCTGGAGGTGCCGGACGGTCTGGTCGTCGATATCGATCAGGCGGCGAATCTGCCGGTGCACAAGCTGGTGCTGATTTCGACCGGTTCGCAGGGTGAGCCGCTCTCGGCGCTGTCCCGGATGGCGCGCGGCGATCACCGGCAGATCAATATCCGCCCCGACGATCTCGTGGTGCTGGCCTCCTCGCTGATTCCGGGTAATGAGAACGCCGTGTTCACCGTCGTGAACGGGCTGACCCGGATCGGCGCGACCGTCATCACCCAGCAGAACGCCAAGGTCCATGTCTCCGGACATGCTTCGGCCGGTGAGCTGCTGTACCTGTACAACGCGGTGCGGCCCACCAATGCGATGCCGGTGCACGGTGAATGGCGGCATCTGCGCGCCAATGCCGCGCTCGCGGTGGCCACCGGTGTCCCGGAGGAGCGCGTCATGCTCGCCGAGAACGGTGTCGTGGTGGATCTGGTCGACGGTATCGCCACCATCACCGGACGGGTTCCGGTCGGTCAGGTGTATGTCGACGGTCTCTCGGTCGGCGATGTCGGCGAATCGACGCTGTCGGATCGTCTGGTGCTGGGGGAGGGTGGCTTCATCTCCATCACCGTCGCCGTCGACTCCACCACCGGAAAGGCGGTCAGCGCACCGGAGGTCACCGGTCGTGGCTTCTCCGATGATCCGGACGCGCTCGTCGACGCGCACGAACTCGTCGAGGCGGAGCTGCGCCGACTGGCCAGCGAGGGTGTCACCGACACCCATCGCATTGCGCAGAGCGTGCGCCGCGTGGTCGGCAAGTGGGTGGCGGACAAGTACCGCCGCCGTCCGATGATCGTCCCGACGGTCATGGGTGTCTGAGCCGAAAAGGTAAGCGCCACAACGTAAGAGAACCCGGTAGCAGGAGCTGCCGGGTTCTTTTTCGTGCCAGCCTCACATACCTACATTGAAATATGCGCATTTAAACATTGAATTCGGACATGTCGGCGATCCGGGCTACGGCAATCCTCGCGCTACGAACAAAACCGCCCCGACAGTCCAGCTGTCGGGGCGGAACCGCGAACCGCTACTAATTGTCCTGGCAGGCGGCCGAATCGAGCTTGGCGGCCTTGACGATGCTGCATGCGAAGGCGTGGTCGACCTTCCATTCGGTGCCGTCGGCGACGAAGGAGACGGTGGCCTTGTCCACGGGGGAGCCGCCGATGGTGACCTTGGCGTCGGCCTTGACCTTGCCGTCCACCGGATCGGGGACATTGGTGATCTCGACCTTGACGTCGTTCTTCTTGGCGGCGTCGACCAGCTTGGCGACCAGTTGCGGATCCTGGCCGGCGTTCTCGATCCAGGCGATCTTGGTCTTGGCGTCGATGGACGGGTCGAAGGCCTTGGTGAGCTTGTCGTTCAGCTCGGCGACGGTCGGCTTGGGCAGATCGGGCACCGGAGTGGTGGACGGCGGCGCTCCGGTCTCCTTGGTGTCGTCGGTGGTGCCCTGGAACTTGTTGTCGGCCGCGGCCGCGCTGGTGGTGGTGGCCGGGCTGTCCGACTTGGTCTCACTGCTGCTGCAGGCGACCAGACCGAACGCGGCGGCGGCCACCGCCACGGCGGCGGTGGCGCGGAAGATGCTGTGCTTCAACGAATTTTCTCCCCTGAACGGAATTAGAGCTCGTAGCCCGTGGTGCAATTCCAGTGAATGATGGTGGCGTCGGAGCTGTTCCGATTCAGTGCCTGGGTGCGCGCGGTGGAGCGCGAGTAGGCCGCACCATAGGTGTAGAGCCCGGCGCGACGTGAGTAGGCAACCGCTCCGCAACCGTTCGCGAAGCTGGCCACGACCCGGCAGTCATCGAAGGTGCACGACTGCATCGCGCCGTCCTTCGCGGAATCGCGATCGGAGTAGTCGTAGGAGTAGCCGATCCGGCCGGTCGACGGCGACAGCGCGATCGCGCCGAAGTTGTCGGTATAGGCCCCAGCCGGAGCCGCGGTGCCCACCAGCAGGGAGCCGACGGCCGCGACCATCACGGCGGCGCCACTGACGATCTTTTTCAAGGTGTTGCCCTTCTTATGCGGAGGATCCATTCCCCTATGGATCGAGTGATCAAGCTACCGACCCGGATTCGCCGACGCCAACCCGGAACCGACTCGGCGGCGGCGCATCCCGGCGCCGCGCCCGAGGTCGTCTCTCATTGCCGCGTTCATGATCAAGGGGCGACCTTATGGCAGACCGGGTGGTTGGCTTAACGGGCCGGGCCGTGCAGCAATTGAGGCGCTATCGAACCGACACGATCATGTGATCCCGAAGCCCCCGGAATTGGGGGCACGCCGCGCGGGCGTGGAGCCTGTGACCTGTGCATCGGCATGATGCATCGCGTTGCATATCAGGTTAGGGTTGCCTGTATGAGTATGGCCCAACGCGAACGCCAGGCCCTGGTGCGGACCATGACCGCCGCCGGTCCGGACGCGCCCACCCTGTGCGGTACGTGGACGGTGCGAGACCTGGCCGCGCACTTGATAGTTCGCGAATCTCGCCCGGACGCCGCCCCCGGCATCATGCTGAAACCCTTCGCCCCCTACCTCGAGCGGGTCCAGCACAAGGTGGCCGCCCGCCCCTTCCCGGAGCTGCTCGCCAAGATCGCGGGCGGTCCGCCGTGGTTCCTGCGCCCGGTCGACTCGCTGATGAACCTCACCGAAATGTACGTCCATCACGAGGACGTGCGCCGTGCCGAACCCGGTTGGGAGCCCCGCGAACTCGCCGCCTCCGATGAGGACAAGCTCTGGAAAGTGCTGACAGGCTTGGCGCGCATGGCATATCGCAAATCATCGGTTACCGTCGCGCTCGCGACGCCGGACGGCCGGCGCACCATTGCGCATCAAAAAGGCGACCGCACCGTGGTCCTGGCGGGGAAACCGTCCGAACTGCTCTTTCACGCCTTCGGCCGAAATGCCGTGCGGCTGGAGGCGACCGGTGAACCCGCCGATGTGGAGGCCGTGTACGCCCTCGATCGCAGCGTCTGAAATCCCGCTACCTGGGACTGAGATCCCAGACCGAGCGGCAACGGGACCGCTGATCATGAAACGATCACGCGCCGGACGGTAATTTCTGTGATCGGCAGAAGCCCGTGGTGTGATGCAGTGGTAGGCAATGTCTCGGCAACCTTGTGCGCGCGAGTGGCGCCTCGCGAGCGTGCGCTCAGGGCGGCGACACGCCGTAGCTTCCCGCCCGGAGTGCATGTTCGCGATTCCCGGTTGTGGGTGCGGGAGCATGGGATGCGGGCGCTGGCCGGGGGCCGAAGCGGCGATTGACGTTGCCTATCCCACACGGTTGTTGTGGGTGGGTCGAGTGTTGCGGATGGTCCGGGTGGGGCGTTTACGGCTAGCCTGGGGGTCATGCCAGGTAAGTCCCGCGGTGCCGCAACGTCACGTTCGCGAGCGGGATCGACGCGGGGACAGACTCCTGCACGGTCCCGGGCGCGTACTCCGCGTACCGCCGCGGGCGGTCGGACCGCTAGCGCCGGTCGTGTTCGAAGCCAGAAACGAGCCGCGCCCGCCCGGCGGCCAGCTCCGCGCCGCAGGTCCGATACCGCGCCGTTGGCGGTGGTCACCCGGGGTGTGAGCAGTGGCTGGAACATGCTGGCGCGCGGCCTCGGCGCGAGCACCCGGGCACTGAGCCGGGCGGGGGAGATCGAGCACGGACATCGGCGCGACGGTATCGCGCTGGGGCTGGTGGGTTTCGGCATCGTCATCGCGGCGGCGGTGTGGTTGTCCGCGGGCGGGCCGGTCGGGCGCGCGGTGGATACCGCGATTCGCGCGATCTCCGGGTCGGCTTCGGCGGCACTGCCGTTCGTGACCATCGGTATCGCGGTGATTCTCATGCGCACCGAGGCGCATCCGGAGATTCGGCCGCGGCTGGTGCTGGGCGGCCTGCTCACCGGATTACCGGTTTTGGGCTTGTGGCATCTGGCGGCGGGTGCGCCGACCGATGCGCACGGTCGCGCGCATGCCGCGGGTTTCGTCGGCTATGTCATGGGCGGTCCGCTGCGTGACGGTTTGAGCGCCTGGTTGGCGGTTCCACTGCTGTTGCTGGCCAGTGCCTTCGGGCTGTTGCTGCTCACCGGCACCACGGTGCGTGAGGTGCCGGACGCGCTGCGTGAGCTCTTCGGCACCGGTAGTCGCGGCGACGAATACGAGCGCTACTCCGATGAACCCGGCCTCTACGATCCCGCCAACTATGACGAGGACGGCTTCCCGCGCCACGAGGGCGTGAAGTCGCGGCGTCGCGGCCGCAGTCCGTCGGAGAACTATCCGCCCGATGAGTTCGGCGGCTCCGACGCGGTCACCGAGGTCATGGGTGAGCCGCCGTTGCAGGATGCCAAGGAGATCGCGGTCGAGGAGAAGCCGAAGGCCAAGCCGCGCAAGGCTCCGCCCAAGGTCGTCGATCAGACCCCGCCGCCTCCGCCGCCGCAGCAGTTGGAGTTCGTCACCGAGCGCGAGGTGGACGGCGATTACAACCTGCCGCCGCTGTCGCTGCTCACCGATGGCGAACCGCCCAAGAAGCGCAGCGCCGCGAACGAATCCATGATCGAGGCCATCACCGAGGTGCTGGTCCAGTTCAAAATCGATGCCGCCGTGACGGGTTTCGTGCGCGGTCCGACCGTCACCCGCTACGAGGTGGAGCTCGGCCCCGGTGTGAAGGTCGAGAAGATCACCGCGCTGGCCCGCAATATCGCGTACGCGGTGGCGACCGAGAATGTGCGACTGCTCGCGCCTATTCCGGGCAAGTCGGCGGTGGGTATCGAGGTACCCAATGCCGACCGGGAATTGGTGCGACTGGCCGATGTGCTCAAGGCTCCGTCGACCCGAAATGACCACCATCCGTTGGTGATCGGCCTCGGTAAGAACATCGAGGGTGAGTATCTGTCGGCGAATCTGGCGAAGATGCCGCACCTGCTGGTGGCGGGCTCCACCGGCTCCGGTAAGTCGAGTTTCGTAAACTCGATGCTGATTTCGCTGCTGCACCGTGCCACGCCCGATGAGGTCCGGATGATCCTCATCGACCCCAAGATGGTGGAACTCACGCCCTACGAAGGCATTCCGCATCTGATCACGCCCATCATCACCCAGCCGAAGAAGGCCGCCGCCGCGCTGGCCTGGCTGGTGGAGGAGATGGAGCAGCGGTATCAGGATATGCAGGCCAACAAGGTTCGCCATATCGACGATTTCAACCGCAAGGTCAAGTCCGGGCAGATCACCACCCCGCTGGGCAGCGAACGCGTCTACCGGCCGTATCCGTACATCCTCGCCATCGTCGACGAGCTCGCCGACCTCATGATGACCGCGCCCCGCGATGTGGAGGACGCCATTGTCCGCATCACCCAGAAGGCCCGTGCCGCGGGCATTCACCTGGTGCTGGCCACCCAGCGCCCGTCGGTGGATGTCGTCACCGGCCTGATCAAGACGAATGTTCCCTCCCGATTGGCCTTCGCCACCTCCTCGTTGACCGACTCCCGGGTCATCCTCGATCAGCCCGGCGCGGAGAAGCTCATCGGTATGGGCGACGGCCTGTTCCTGCCCATGGGTGCGAGCAAGCCGACTCGTCTGCAGGGCGCGTTCATCTCCGACGAGGAGATCCAAGCCGTCGTCGATTTCGCCAAGACCCAGGCCGAACCCGAATACCAGGAAGGTATTACGGCCGCCAAGTCCGGCGAGAAGAAGGATATCGACGCCGATATCGGCGACGATCTCGATCTGCTGCTCCAGGCCACCGAATTGGTCGTCACCTCCCAATTCGGTTCCACCTCGATGCTGCAGCGCAAACTCCGCGTCGGCTTCGCCAAAGCGGGCCGCCTCATGGACCTGATGGAGACCCGCGGTGTGGTCGGCCCCTCCGAGGGGTCCAAGGCCCGAGACGTCCTCATCAAGCCTGACGAACTCGACGGTTTGCTCTGGACCATTCGGGGCGGCGAGGGCGCACCCCCGGACTCTTCGGATTCAGGTTCGGAAGACCCCGACTACTGAGTCGCGGCCCCGCGCGACTACGGCTGATACCGCATCAGCCAGGTCCGCGGGCCGATCAGCGGCTCATCGAGCACGCTGGTGACCTCGAACCCGAGTTGCTCGTAGAACGGCACGTTCTCGGCCGCCGTGGTCTCGAGATGCGCGGGCAGTCGATCGGCGTGACACCGTGCCAGCCCGGACTCGACGAGATCCCGTCCGAATCCGCGACCGCGCATATCGGCTCGTACGCCGAGCACATTCAAATGCCAATGGTGTTCGGCGATCTGCGCCGCCGCCCGCATCTGTGAGTACACGGTGGGTTGCTCATTACGCCAGCCGTTCAAGCGCCAATTGCGCACGACGTCACTCACGGTCCAGTTCGCACTCTGATGCGATCCGAACCACAGCGCGCACCCGGCGACCACCCCGGCCCCATTCTCCGCGACTCCGATCCCATCACTCAGCGAATAAGCCAGCCATGCCTGGGATTCGAACCTGCGCCGGGCTCGCCGTGTGCTCTCCGTCGGATATAACCGTCGAGTCAATGGATCATCGGCCAGCGCCCGCTCCAACAGGCGCGACACCACCGGAATATCCCCGGGACTCCCACCTCGTACCGTGCCCCTGCCGGACTTCCGCGCTACTCCCACCCGCGCGATGCTAACCGTCGTCGGCGCTTGTGAACGAACCGGTGGGTTGCGGGTGCGGCGGCCGTGATAATGGCTATGACGTGGCATGCCGCTTCGTCGGTGCGTCGAATCCGCCATGGAGTTGTCATGACATTCCCCTCGCCGATCGCCGCCGCTCCGCATCGGATGCCACTGCTGGGGCATATGATTCCGTTGCTGCGTGACCCGCTCGGATTTCTGAGTTCTCTTCCGGCGCATGGGAATCTCGTGCGGATCGGGTTGGGGCCGGTGACCGCGGTAGCGGTCTGTGATCCGAATCTGACACAGGAGTTGCTGCGGCGCGATCGGGTGTTCGACAAGGGCGGGCCACTGCTCGAACGGGTTCGGGAGTTGCTCGGCGATGGCTTGGTCACGTGCCCGCATGCGCTGCACCGGCGGCATCGGCGATTGATGCAGCCCGCGTTCCATCCGAGTCGGACCGCCGATTACGCCGCGGTGATGAGTCGGCGAATCGGCGAGGTCACCCAATCATGGCGCGTCGGTGCGGTGATCGACGTGAAGGCCCAGATGCACGCGCTCACCTCGTCGGTGACGGCCGCGACACTGTTCAGTCATACTGTGCCGCAGGCGATTCTTACTCCATTGCTGGTCGACCTGGACCATGTAGTGCGGACTTTGATGATGCGTACGGTGACCCCGGCGCCGCTACTGAGGTTGCCGACGCCGGGTAATCGCGCCTACGAACGGTCGATCACTCGCCTGCGCGCCGTGCTGGCCGAGATAATCACCGCTCGTCGTAGCGAAGGTGTCGATCACGGGGATCTGCTCTCGGCCTTGATCGCGGCGCACGACGATGCCGGGCGGGGATTCACCGATCTCGAAATCGGCGACCAGGTGATCACCTTCTTCGTCGCCGGTACCGAAACCACCGGTACCGCGCTGAGTTGGGCACTCAGCCTGCTCGATCAACATCCCGTCATCGCATCGCGGCTGCGCGCCGAGGTCGAGCCGGTCCTGCGCGGACGGACCGCTCGGTTCGAAGATCTGCCCAACCTGCCTTTGACCAGACGGGTCATCACCGAGACCCTGCGCCTCTACCCGCCGGTCTGGTTCGTAACCCGCACCGTCAGCGAGGACACCGAACTCGGCGGTTATCCGCTGACCGCCGGCACCACGGTGCTCTACAGCGCCTTCACAATTCAGCATCGCCCGGATCTTTATCCCGAACCCGATCGCTTCGAACCCGACCGCTGGGCCACGAAACCTCTTGCCCGCGAAGGTTTCCTGGCCTTCGCGGACGGGGCCCGCAAATGCATCGGAGAGGAATTCGCCATGACCGAGCTGGTGCTGACCCTCGCGTCCATCGTCGCCGGCCGACGCCTGCGAATCCTCCCCGGCACCGACACCCGCCCTGCTCGCTCCGCGACCCTGCAACCCCGGCGGCTCCGTATGCGTGTCACGGCTTCGCCCGCTACTCGGTGACCGTCGGTCGAAGATCGAGCGAAGCCCGGGAGTACCGACCGGACTTCATAATCCACTCGATATGCCCACCTACCCAATCGCACACCCCTCGGCTGAAGTCGGCGGCTGGACTGCCCACCAACTCCGCGAAGTGCGCCGACATCTCCAGCAGTGTCCGCATGCGCGCGTCCCGGTACGTCAACACCGATTCGACGGCCGTCGCGATATCTCGAGCCCCGTGCAATCTCGCCGCTGCTACCCCATTGATCGGAAACTCCTCACCCGGCCCGCTCTCCCGCGCGTAGGACAGCAGATCATTGTCGAGATCGGCGAGATCCGCTGCGGCCTTGACCAACTCGGCCATCTCCCGACCGCACATCACCTCGGCCGAAACCTCACATCCCAGACTCACATCGGTCAGCATGAGACACGCGACATTGGCGCCCCCGAGCCGGCGCATATGCACGTAAGAGTCGAGTGGTGGAAGCGATTTGGCCCGCCGCCGCCCCGCCTCCCATAACTTCGCCAGCAGATACTTCTCGGTCTCATCTGTCCAGCGTCGTTGCTGGACAGGCGATCCCATCTCCCGAACCCGTCGGTGCAGATCTCGCAGCGCCCTCGCGATCGGTAACTCCGGGACCGCCGCCCCCGGTGCCTCGAGCACCTCGATCATCTCGCCGATGATCGCGCTGAACTCGACCGGATCACTCCCGATCCGGTTCGCGTCACAGTAAAGATCGTCGAAGGCGAACAGCCAAGTGATGAAATCGGACGCCAACCGAGTCCCCTCGAGCGTCCCTCGTGGATAGGTATACGACCCCAACGCGCCAGGCGACCCCGCCCGGAACTCGGCCCGCAGATCGGCCGCCATCACCTCGTATGCGTCGAGCCAAGCCAAACTTGCCGCCTCGATGGACGCCAGCATCGGATGTACCGACCGCTGCACCGGACACCATAGTTCCTGATTGCCGACAGCGGTCATAGCGAACTCCCCATGCCGAATTCCTGTCCAACCACGATAGGGGAACAACGGACCGCGCATCCGGGTTTGCGTCGACCCCTCCGCGCTCATCTGCCGCGAACTGTGTACCCCGGGGGATGTCTACGATGTGGACGGTGCCAAGACGAGAAATTGTCCTCAACTGAGAGGTCCGATCCACTGATCCGCGACCCGTCTCCGAAACGCCACGATCTACCCTGTGGCGCACCTGTGTTCGTGCCCTCGGCATCGTGCGGGAAGCCCGAGGGCGGTACTCCGGGCTGAGACGCCAGGGTTCGAACCTGAACTGACGAAACCAAAGTTCGCCGTGCTGCCGGTTACACCACGTCTCATCGAAAAGTGGTGTGCCCGGAAGGATTCGAACCCTCAACCTCCTGCTTCGAAGGCAGGCGCTCTCTCCGATTGAGCTACGGGCACATGCGCTGAGACGCCAGGATTCGAACCTGGACCGGCGAGGTCAGAGCTCGCCATGCTTCCGTTACACCACGTCTCATCGACAGTTGGTATGCCCGGCAGGAATTGAACCTGCGACCTCCTGCTTCGTAGGCAGGCGCTCTATCCTGCTGAGCTACGGGCATATGGTCCCCGCGCGAATGTCCTCATCGACATTCACTCGGCACTGAGGCGCGCGGGGTTGGTAGGTGTTGGTTCCCTCGGTGGGATTCGAACTCACAACTGACGCCTTCTGAGGACGCCGCCTCTGCCAATTGGGCTACGAGGGATTGGCTGGCAATGAAAAAGGGCCGCTCCGTGGCGTATTCGCCAGGGCGGCCCTGTGGGGTCTAGAGGTAGACCTAGGGACCGCTGCGAATGCGCTGGCGGAGGAGCGATACGGAAAGGAGGGTGCGAGGCATACGGGCACCGACGATCAAGCGTTGCCGCTGGTTCAGCCGTCCGAACATGTTCTCCACCTTCCTGTTTCCGTATCGGTTCGTTGTCATGACGGTAGCACCGCCGTTCTCGGCGGTGCTATCTATTTATTTCGAACGGTGTTCCGCAGCGCCCCGAGTTCGGCGGTGGTCAGTGCTGAGGCCGCACCCGGGCCACGAGTGCGCTGATGCGCTGCTTGGCCGGATGTATGCGGCGCAATATCCCTGGCGCGATGGTCAATCCGGCATAGATGACGGCGGGGCGGAGCGCGCGGCGTTGCCGCAGGGCTAGTCGGGCATTGGCGCGGGCGGTGGCGGTGTCCGAGCGCAACAGTGATTCGCGGGCTCGGCGCATGGCGTGCTCGAATTTGACCTTGCGCAGCGTGCGGTCCACCGCGGCTTGCACTTCGGGGGCATTCGAGAGGGTTCCGGCCAGCTCGTACACCCGCTCGACGCTGTCCTCGTAGACCTCCCGATCGGCGGGGGAGGGGGCCTGATCGTGCAGCCGGTATCCCGCGAGATGTTCCGGCAGCACTCGGATATCGCAGTCGGCGGCCAGCATGCGGATGAACATGGCGAGGTCCTCGACCTGCGGTGTGTCGCAGCTGTAGCCGCCGCCCATCTTCCACGCCTGGGCGCGTATGGCTGCCGTGTAGTAGAGGACGTGGCCGTCGGCGACCTCGGCGAGGGTCACCCGGTGCTCGAAACCTGGCTCCTGCGTCACCCCGGCGAGCGCGCGGTATCCGATCGGCGCCAGCACATGATCGTCGGTGAATCCGAAGGCTTCGACCCCGATGACATCGACGCCGGGATTGGCGTCGAGCAGTTCACCGGTGTGCGCGCAGAAGGTGGGCAGGAGTATGTCGTCACCGTGTACCACCGCGTAGTACCGGCCGTGCGCGAGCGCCGCCGCCGCATCGACACCGCCGCCGAGTCCGTCGAACTCGCGGCGCGCCGAACGGATTCGCGGATCATCGGCGTACCGTTCGACAATCCGCACCACTTCGTCGGACATCCCGTTGTCGACGACGATCAACTCCCAGTCCGGGGTGGTCTGCGCGATGACCGAATCGATCATCTCCGCCAGATACGGTTCGGCCAGATGGGCCGCGGAGAGAATGCTGAAGACTGGCTGTGCCATGATGTGCCGCCCTGAATCGATTGGGCGACATTGCAATCGCCCGGAATCAGTGGTCCGTGCTCACCATACCCACAACCGGACGGCAACGCGGTATTGCGTGGAATCTGGTCCACTTTCTCCAAAAAGTATTGTCCTGAAACATGATCCATTCATTATGAGGACTCACTGCGGAGGTCTACCGCTCGTGCTCCACCGCACGTTCGGTGGTCAGGTGGTGGTAGGCGGTGTCCAGGGGGATATCGACCGCGAACCAGGCGGCCGGACGATCGTCGTCGCGGGGGCACCAGGCGGTCGCGATGCAGAGCCGTGCCACTTCGGTGCTGGCCAGTCCGGGCAGGTGCCAGGCGATTCGGGCCGGATCCGCGTATCGCACACCGTATTCCGAGGCTTCGCCTTCATCGGCGGGCAACTGGTGCGCCCAGCTGTAGGGCATCAGCCGGGCATCCGCGGCCTGCAGGGCCAGCAGCTCCGAGTCCGGTCCGCCGATCGATACGGTGAAGTGCTCGTTCTCGACGCTGATCGCCGCGAGGCATTCACCCGAGTCCTGCCCGCCGTACGCATCCGCGGGCAGATCGGTCATTTCGGCCGCTATGACCATTCCCGGCACACCGCGTCGGGCCTGCACCTGCCAGAT is a genomic window containing:
- a CDS encoding terpene synthase family protein, with the translated sequence MTAVGNQELWCPVQRSVHPMLASIEAASLAWLDAYEVMAADLRAEFRAGSPGALGSYTYPRGTLEGTRLASDFITWLFAFDDLYCDANRIGSDPVEFSAIIGEMIEVLEAPGAAVPELPIARALRDLHRRVREMGSPVQQRRWTDETEKYLLAKLWEAGRRRAKSLPPLDSYVHMRRLGGANVACLMLTDVSLGCEVSAEVMCGREMAELVKAAADLADLDNDLLSYARESGPGEEFPINGVAAARLHGARDIATAVESVLTYRDARMRTLLEMSAHFAELVGSPAADFSRGVCDWVGGHIEWIMKSGRYSRASLDLRPTVTE
- a CDS encoding glycosyltransferase family A protein; this encodes MAQPVFSILSAAHLAEPYLAEMIDSVIAQTTPDWELIVVDNGMSDEVVRIVERYADDPRIRSARREFDGLGGGVDAAAALAHGRYYAVVHGDDILLPTFCAHTGELLDANPGVDVIGVEAFGFTDDHVLAPIGYRALAGVTQEPGFEHRVTLAEVADGHVLYYTAAIRAQAWKMGGGYSCDTPQVEDLAMFIRMLAADCDIRVLPEHLAGYRLHDQAPSPADREVYEDSVERVYELAGTLSNAPEVQAAVDRTLRKVKFEHAMRRARESLLRSDTATARANARLALRQRRALRPAVIYAGLTIAPGILRRIHPAKQRISALVARVRPQH
- a CDS encoding cytochrome P450 encodes the protein MTFPSPIAAAPHRMPLLGHMIPLLRDPLGFLSSLPAHGNLVRIGLGPVTAVAVCDPNLTQELLRRDRVFDKGGPLLERVRELLGDGLVTCPHALHRRHRRLMQPAFHPSRTADYAAVMSRRIGEVTQSWRVGAVIDVKAQMHALTSSVTAATLFSHTVPQAILTPLLVDLDHVVRTLMMRTVTPAPLLRLPTPGNRAYERSITRLRAVLAEIITARRSEGVDHGDLLSALIAAHDDAGRGFTDLEIGDQVITFFVAGTETTGTALSWALSLLDQHPVIASRLRAEVEPVLRGRTARFEDLPNLPLTRRVITETLRLYPPVWFVTRTVSEDTELGGYPLTAGTTVLYSAFTIQHRPDLYPEPDRFEPDRWATKPLAREGFLAFADGARKCIGEEFAMTELVLTLASIVAGRRLRILPGTDTRPARSATLQPRRLRMRVTASPATR